In the genome of Elephas maximus indicus isolate mEleMax1 chromosome 6, mEleMax1 primary haplotype, whole genome shotgun sequence, one region contains:
- the PLCL1 gene encoding inactive phospholipase C-like protein 1 isoform X5, translating to MPSEKKISSASDCISFMQAGCELKKVRPNSRIYNRFFTLDTDLQALRWEPSKKDLEKAKLDIAAIKEIRLGKNTETFRNNGLADQICEDCAFSILHGENYESLDLVANSADVANIWVSGLRYLVSRSKQPLDFMEDNQNTPRFMWLKTVFEAADIDGNGIILEDTSVELIKQLNPTLKESKIRLKFKEIQKSKEKLTTRVTEEEFCEAFCELCTRPEVYFLLVQISKNKEYLDANDLMLFLEAEQGVTHITEDMCLDIIRRYELSEEGRQKGFLAIDGFTQYLLSPECDIFDPEQKKVAQDMTQPLSHYYINASHNTYLIEDQFRGPADINGYVRALKMGCRSIELDVSDGPDNEPILCNRNNVTTHLSFQSVIEVINKFAFVASEYPLILCLGNHCSLPQQKVMVQQMKKIFGNKLYTEAPLPSESYLPSPEKLKRKIIVKGKKLPSDSNVLEGEVTDEDEEAEMSRRMSVDYNDEQKQIWLCRELSDLVSICKSVQYRDFELSMKSQNYWEICSFSETEASRIANEYPEDFVNYNKKFLSRIYPSAMRIDSSNLNPQDFWNCGCQIVAMNFQTPGPMMDLNTGWFLQNGGCGYVLRPSIMRDEVSYFSANTKGIVPGVSPLALHIKIISGQNFPKPKGACAKGDVIDPYVCIEIHGIPADCSEQRTKTVQQNSDNPIFDETFEFQVNLPELAMIRFVVLDDDYIGDEFIGQYTIPFECLQPGYRHVPLRSFVSDIMEHVTLFVHIAITNRSGGGKAQKRSLSVRMGKKVREYTMLRNIGLKTIDDIFKLAVHPLREAIDMRENMQNAIVSVKELCGLPPIASLKQCLLTLSSRLITSDNTPSVSLVMKDNFPYLEPLGMIPDVQKKMLAAYDLMIQENRFLIEMADTVHEKIVQCQKAGMEFHEELHNLGAKEGLKGRKLNKATESFAWNITVLKGQGDLLKNAKNEAIENMKQIQLACLSCGLSRATSSSADAKSKRSLEAIEEKESGEENGKLAKEIC from the exons ATgccttcagaaaaaaagattagcaGCGCAAGTGACTGTATCAGTTTCATGCAAGCTGGCTGCGAACTGAAGAAAGTCCGGCCAAATTCTCGCATTTACAACCGATTTTTTACTCTGGACACAGACCTCCAAGCTCTCCGCTGGGAACCTTCCAAGAAAGACCTTGAGAAAGCTAAGCTTGATATTGCTGCCATAAAAGAGATCAGACTTGGAAAGAACACAGAAACATTTAGAAACAATGGCCTTGCTGACCAGATTTGTGAGGACTGTGCCTTTTCCATACTTCATGGGGAAAACTACGAGTCTCTGGACCTCGTAGCCAATTCGGCTGATGTAGCAAATATCTGGGTGTCAGGATTACGCTACCTGGTTTCTAGAAGTAAGCAACCCCTTGATTTTATGGAGGACAACCAGAACACGCCAAGGTTCATGTGGCTGAAAACAGTGTTTGAAGCAGCAGatatcgatggcaatgggattatTTTGGAAGACACCTCTGTAGAGTTAATAAAACAACTCAACCCTACCCTGAAGGAATCCAAGATCAGGTTAAAGTTTAAAGAAATCCAGAAGAGCAAAGAGAAACTAACTACCCGAGTGACGGAAGAGGAATTTTGTGAAGCTTTCTGTGAACTCTGCACCAGGCCAGAAGTATATTTCTTACTTGTACAGATatccaaaaacaaagaatatttGGATGCCAATGATCTCATGCTCTTTTTAGAAGCTGAGCAAGGAGTCACCCACATCACGGAGGATATGTGCTTAGACATTATTCGGAGATATGAACTTTCTGAAGAGGGGCGTCAAAAAGGATTTCTTGCCATTGATGGCTTTACTCAGTATTTGTTGTCACCAGAATGTGACATTTTTGATCCTGAGCAAAAGAAGGTTGCCCAAGATATGACTCAGCCATTATCTCACTACTATATCAATGCCTCTCACAATACCTACCTGATCGAAGACCAATTCAGGGGGCCAGCAGATATTAATGGGTATGTTAGAGCTTTGAAAATGGGCTGTCGAAGCATTGAACTCGATGTAAGTGATGGTCCAGACAACGAACCAATCCTTTGTAATCGaaataatgtgacaacacacctTTCCTTTCAAAGTGTTATAGAGGTAATAAACAAATTCGCTTTTGTTGCTTCTGAATACCCACTCATTCTCTGCTTGGGGAATCACTGCTCCCTACCACAGCAGAAGGTAATGGTTCAACAGATGAAAAAGATCTTTGGCAATAAACTCTACACAGAAGCACCTTTGCCATCTGAATCCTACCTCCCTTCaccagaaaaactaaaaagaaagatcattgtaaaaggaaagaaattgccTTCTGATTCCAATGTTTTAGAGGGGGAAGTAACAGATgaagatgaggaagctgaaatGTCCCGAAGGATGTCAGTGGACTACAATGATGAGCAGAAACAAATATGGCTCTGTAGGGAGCTCTCTGATTTGGTATCCATTTGTAAATCTGTTCAGTACAGGGATTTTGAACTGTCTATGAAAAGCCAAAACTACTGGGAAATTTGCTCCTTCAGTGAAACAGAGGCCAGCCGAATTGCAAATGAATACCCAGAGGATTTTGTAAATTATAATAAGAAGTTCTTATCAAGAATCTATCCAAGTGCCATGAGAATCGATTCCAGTAACTTGAATCCACAGGACTTTTGGAATTGTGGCTGTCAGATTGTGGCAATGAATTTTCAGACTCCAGGTCCAATGATGGACCTTAACACTGGCTGGTTTCTTCAGAATGGTGGATGTGGTTATGTTCTAAGGCCTTCTATCATGCGAGATGAAGTTTCTTACTTTAGTGCAAATACAAAGGGCATTGTACCCGGGGTTTCTCCTCTAGCCCTTCATATCAAGATCATCAGTGGTCAGAATTTCCCAAAGCCCAAGGGAGCTTGTGCCAAAGGGGATGTCATAGATCCCTATGTTTGTATAGAGATTCATGGAATTCCTGCAGACTGTTCAGAACAAAGAACTAAAACTGTACAACAAAACAGTGATAATCCTATTTTTGATGAAACTTTTGAGTTTCAAGTTAACCTACCTGAGCTGGCCATGATCCGTTTTGTTGTTCTAGATGATGACTATATTGGGGATGAGTTTATAGGACAATATACAATACCATTTGAATGTCTGCAACCTGGATATCGACATGTACCCCTGCGTTCTTTTGTGAGCGACATCATGGAGCATGTAACACTTTTTGTACACATAGCAATAACTAATCGAAGTGGAGGAGGGAAGGCACAGAAGCGCAGCCTTTCAGTGAGAATGGGGAAGAAAGTTCGGGAATATACCATGCTCAGAAATATTGGCCTTAAAACCATAGACGACATCTTTAAGCTAGCAGTTCATCCCTTAAGAGAAGCCATAGATATGAGAGAAAATATGCAG AATGCGATAGTGTCTGTTAAGGAGCTGTGTGGACTCCCTCCAATTGCCAGTCTGAAGCAGTGCCTGTTGACCCTGTCTTCTCGGCTCATCACCAGTGACAATACTCCCTCAGTCTCGCTTGTGATGAAAGACAATTTTCCTTACTTGGAGCCTCTGGGGATGATTCCAGATGTGCAGAAAAAGATGCTAGCTGCTTATGACCTG ATGATTCAAGAGAACCGGTTTCTCATAGAAATGGCAGACACAGTCCATGAAAAGATTGTACAGTGTCAGAaagcag GGATGGAATTCCATGAAGAACTTCATAATCTGGGGGCAAAAGAAGGCTTGAAAGGAAGAAAACTCAACAAGGCAACTGAGAGTTTTGCTTGGAACATTACAGTATTGAAG
- the PLCL1 gene encoding inactive phospholipase C-like protein 1 isoform X4: MTFISIKDPANQKCGGRKKTVSFSSMPSEKKISSASDCISFMQAGCELKKVRPNSRIYNRFFTLDTDLQALRWEPSKKDLEKAKLDIAAIKEIRLGKNTETFRNNGLADQICEDCAFSILHGENYESLDLVANSADVANIWVSGLRYLVSRSKQPLDFMEDNQNTPRFMWLKTVFEAADIDGNGIILEDTSVELIKQLNPTLKESKIRLKFKEIQKSKEKLTTRVTEEEFCEAFCELCTRPEVYFLLVQISKNKEYLDANDLMLFLEAEQGVTHITEDMCLDIIRRYELSEEGRQKGFLAIDGFTQYLLSPECDIFDPEQKKVAQDMTQPLSHYYINASHNTYLIEDQFRGPADINGYVRALKMGCRSIELDVSDGPDNEPILCNRNNVTTHLSFQSVIEVINKFAFVASEYPLILCLGNHCSLPQQKVMVQQMKKIFGNKLYTEAPLPSESYLPSPEKLKRKIIVKGKKLPSDSNVLEGEVTDEDEEAEMSRRMSVDYNDEQKQIWLCRELSDLVSICKSVQYRDFELSMKSQNYWEICSFSETEASRIANEYPEDFVNYNKKFLSRIYPSAMRIDSSNLNPQDFWNCGCQIVAMNFQTPGPMMDLNTGWFLQNGGCGYVLRPSIMRDEVSYFSANTKGIVPGVSPLALHIKIISGQNFPKPKGACAKGDVIDPYVCIEIHGIPADCSEQRTKTVQQNSDNPIFDETFEFQVNLPELAMIRFVVLDDDYIGDEFIGQYTIPFECLQPGYRHVPLRSFVSDIMEHVTLFVHIAITNRSGGGKAQKRSLSVRMGKKVREYTMLRNIGLKTIDDIFKLAVHPLREAIDMRENMQNAIVSVKELCGLPPIASLKQCLLTLSSRLITSDNTPSVSLVMKDNFPYLEPLGMIPDVQKKMLAAYDLMIQENRFLIEMADTVHEKIVQCQKAGMEFHEELHNLGAKEGLKGRKLNKATESFAWNITVLKGQGDLLKNAKNEAIENMKQIQLACLSCGLSRATSSSADAKSKRSLEAIEEKESGEENGKLAKEIC; this comes from the exons GACCCTGCAAACCAGAAATGTGGTGGAAGAAAGAAAACTGTGTCTTTCAGCAGCATgccttcagaaaaaaagattagcaGCGCAAGTGACTGTATCAGTTTCATGCAAGCTGGCTGCGAACTGAAGAAAGTCCGGCCAAATTCTCGCATTTACAACCGATTTTTTACTCTGGACACAGACCTCCAAGCTCTCCGCTGGGAACCTTCCAAGAAAGACCTTGAGAAAGCTAAGCTTGATATTGCTGCCATAAAAGAGATCAGACTTGGAAAGAACACAGAAACATTTAGAAACAATGGCCTTGCTGACCAGATTTGTGAGGACTGTGCCTTTTCCATACTTCATGGGGAAAACTACGAGTCTCTGGACCTCGTAGCCAATTCGGCTGATGTAGCAAATATCTGGGTGTCAGGATTACGCTACCTGGTTTCTAGAAGTAAGCAACCCCTTGATTTTATGGAGGACAACCAGAACACGCCAAGGTTCATGTGGCTGAAAACAGTGTTTGAAGCAGCAGatatcgatggcaatgggattatTTTGGAAGACACCTCTGTAGAGTTAATAAAACAACTCAACCCTACCCTGAAGGAATCCAAGATCAGGTTAAAGTTTAAAGAAATCCAGAAGAGCAAAGAGAAACTAACTACCCGAGTGACGGAAGAGGAATTTTGTGAAGCTTTCTGTGAACTCTGCACCAGGCCAGAAGTATATTTCTTACTTGTACAGATatccaaaaacaaagaatatttGGATGCCAATGATCTCATGCTCTTTTTAGAAGCTGAGCAAGGAGTCACCCACATCACGGAGGATATGTGCTTAGACATTATTCGGAGATATGAACTTTCTGAAGAGGGGCGTCAAAAAGGATTTCTTGCCATTGATGGCTTTACTCAGTATTTGTTGTCACCAGAATGTGACATTTTTGATCCTGAGCAAAAGAAGGTTGCCCAAGATATGACTCAGCCATTATCTCACTACTATATCAATGCCTCTCACAATACCTACCTGATCGAAGACCAATTCAGGGGGCCAGCAGATATTAATGGGTATGTTAGAGCTTTGAAAATGGGCTGTCGAAGCATTGAACTCGATGTAAGTGATGGTCCAGACAACGAACCAATCCTTTGTAATCGaaataatgtgacaacacacctTTCCTTTCAAAGTGTTATAGAGGTAATAAACAAATTCGCTTTTGTTGCTTCTGAATACCCACTCATTCTCTGCTTGGGGAATCACTGCTCCCTACCACAGCAGAAGGTAATGGTTCAACAGATGAAAAAGATCTTTGGCAATAAACTCTACACAGAAGCACCTTTGCCATCTGAATCCTACCTCCCTTCaccagaaaaactaaaaagaaagatcattgtaaaaggaaagaaattgccTTCTGATTCCAATGTTTTAGAGGGGGAAGTAACAGATgaagatgaggaagctgaaatGTCCCGAAGGATGTCAGTGGACTACAATGATGAGCAGAAACAAATATGGCTCTGTAGGGAGCTCTCTGATTTGGTATCCATTTGTAAATCTGTTCAGTACAGGGATTTTGAACTGTCTATGAAAAGCCAAAACTACTGGGAAATTTGCTCCTTCAGTGAAACAGAGGCCAGCCGAATTGCAAATGAATACCCAGAGGATTTTGTAAATTATAATAAGAAGTTCTTATCAAGAATCTATCCAAGTGCCATGAGAATCGATTCCAGTAACTTGAATCCACAGGACTTTTGGAATTGTGGCTGTCAGATTGTGGCAATGAATTTTCAGACTCCAGGTCCAATGATGGACCTTAACACTGGCTGGTTTCTTCAGAATGGTGGATGTGGTTATGTTCTAAGGCCTTCTATCATGCGAGATGAAGTTTCTTACTTTAGTGCAAATACAAAGGGCATTGTACCCGGGGTTTCTCCTCTAGCCCTTCATATCAAGATCATCAGTGGTCAGAATTTCCCAAAGCCCAAGGGAGCTTGTGCCAAAGGGGATGTCATAGATCCCTATGTTTGTATAGAGATTCATGGAATTCCTGCAGACTGTTCAGAACAAAGAACTAAAACTGTACAACAAAACAGTGATAATCCTATTTTTGATGAAACTTTTGAGTTTCAAGTTAACCTACCTGAGCTGGCCATGATCCGTTTTGTTGTTCTAGATGATGACTATATTGGGGATGAGTTTATAGGACAATATACAATACCATTTGAATGTCTGCAACCTGGATATCGACATGTACCCCTGCGTTCTTTTGTGAGCGACATCATGGAGCATGTAACACTTTTTGTACACATAGCAATAACTAATCGAAGTGGAGGAGGGAAGGCACAGAAGCGCAGCCTTTCAGTGAGAATGGGGAAGAAAGTTCGGGAATATACCATGCTCAGAAATATTGGCCTTAAAACCATAGACGACATCTTTAAGCTAGCAGTTCATCCCTTAAGAGAAGCCATAGATATGAGAGAAAATATGCAG AATGCGATAGTGTCTGTTAAGGAGCTGTGTGGACTCCCTCCAATTGCCAGTCTGAAGCAGTGCCTGTTGACCCTGTCTTCTCGGCTCATCACCAGTGACAATACTCCCTCAGTCTCGCTTGTGATGAAAGACAATTTTCCTTACTTGGAGCCTCTGGGGATGATTCCAGATGTGCAGAAAAAGATGCTAGCTGCTTATGACCTG ATGATTCAAGAGAACCGGTTTCTCATAGAAATGGCAGACACAGTCCATGAAAAGATTGTACAGTGTCAGAaagcag GGATGGAATTCCATGAAGAACTTCATAATCTGGGGGCAAAAGAAGGCTTGAAAGGAAGAAAACTCAACAAGGCAACTGAGAGTTTTGCTTGGAACATTACAGTATTGAAG